The following DNA comes from Candidatus Binatia bacterium.
GCTCACGCGCGCGGCGATCGACGCGGGGGTTTCCTTCTGCGATCTGGGCGGGAACACCGACCTGGTGCGGGAGCAGGAGGCGCTGGACGAGCGGGCGCGCGACGCCGACGTCACGATCGTCCCCGACTGCGGCCTCGCTCCCGGCATGGCGAACGTGCTCGCCACGGCCGGCATCGGGCGGCTGGACCGCGCCGACGAGGTCCACATCCGGGTCGGCGGCCTGCCGCTTCGCCCCCGTCCTCCGCTCGACTACATGATGGTCTTCTCGATGTACGGGCTCCTGAACGAATACCTGGGCTTCGCCACCGCCCTCCGCGGGGGAAAGCGGGTCGAGGTCGAGACGCTGACCGAAGAGGAGACACTCACCTTCCCGAAGCCGGTGGGCACGTGCGAGGCCTTCGTGACGCTGGGCGGCACCTCCACCATGCCCTGGACGTTCGAGGGGAAGGTGAAGACCCTGGACTACAAGACGGTGCGCTACCCCGGCCATGCGGCGCGGATCCGGCTGCTCCGCGACCTCGGGCTCCTCGAGACGACGCCGGTCCCCGTGGAAGGGGTCCCGGTCTCGCCTCGGTCGCTCTTCGCGGCCGTCGTGGAGCCGCTCCTCACCTTCCCGAACGAGCCGGACGTGGTCGTGATGCGCGTGACGGTGAACGGCGTGAAGGACGGCAAGCGGCGGGAGATCTCCTTCGAGATGCTGGACGCGATGGACATGAAGCGCGGCGTGAGCGCGATGATGCGGACCACGGCCTATCCGACGACGGCGGCCGCGCTCATGATGGCGCGCGGCGAGGTCCCCTTCCGCGGCGTGGCCGCCATGGAGCGGGCGATCCCGGCCGAGGCGTTCCTCAAGGAGATCGGCAAGCACGAGCTCAAGATCACCGTCCGGGAGAAGACCCTCGCGTCGCCTCGCGGACGCGCGAACGGAGCGGGCGCCCGAGCGCGGAAGCCAGCACGTCCGACGCGGCCGAAAGCTTCGCGGGGTCGAGCGAAACCGAAGCGCCGGAGCGCGTGAGCGCCCAGAGGAGGTCCTCGGTCGCCACGTTCCCCGCAGCCCCGGGGGCGAAGGGGCATCCGCCCACCCCGCCGGCCGAGGCGTCGAAGATCGTGATGCCGCGGTCGTAGGCCGCGAGCGCGTTCGCCACGGCGGTGCCGTAGGTGTCGTGGAAGTGCATCGCGAGCGCGTCCTGGGGTGCTGTGTCGAGGAGCGCGTCGAGCAGGGCGTGCACCTCGGCGGGCACCGCTTTTCCGATCGTGTCGCCGATCGAGATCTCCTCCACGCCCAGGTCGAGGAGCTGCCTCACGACCGGCACCACGGCCTTGGGCTCGATCCTTCCTTCGTAGGGACACCAGAACGCCGTGGAGACGTAGCCGCGCACCGGGAGCTTCGCCTCCTTGGCGCGCAGGACGACCGGCCGGAAGCGCTCGATCGACTCGGCGATGGTGGCGTTGATGTTCTTCCGGTTGAAGGTCTCCGAGGCGGCGGTGAACACCGCGATCTTCCCCACTCCCGCCGCGAGCGCGCGGTCCAGCCCGCGCTCGTTGGGCACGAGCGCTGCGTAGAGGATCCCCTCGCGGCGCCGGATACCCCGCAGCACCGCCTCCGCATCCTGCAGCTGAGGGACCCGGTCGGGAGCGACGAACGCCGTGGCCTCGATCTCATCGTAGCCCGCCTCCGAGAGCGCGTCGATGAAGGCGATCTTCGACTCGGTCGGAATGGGGCGGCTCTCGTTCTGCAGTCCGTCGCGCGGTCCGACCTCCACGATCCGGACGTTCACGGCCCCTCCCTGTCCCCGCCGGCGACCGGCGCTGCGGGAGCGATCCGCGCGAGCAGCTGCCCCAGCTCGACCCGGTCGCCCGGGGCGCACGCCACGTCGCGCACGACGCCCGACGCGGGCGCCGACACCTTGAACTCCATCTTCATCGCCTCGATGGTGAGCAGGAGGTCTCCCTCCCGCACTGTCGCCCCGGCGCGCGCCTCCACGGCGGCCACGCGGCCGGTCATCGGCGCGAGCACCTCACCCGAGTCGTCCGCGTCCACGCGCTCGCCGGCGTGGCGATGCAACGTCTCGAAACGGTAGAGCCTCCCCTCCAGAGCGACCCAGATCCCGCGCGCGTCGCGCGCCGTGGCGGCGCGAAGGGTGCGACCGCCGATGGCGAGGTCGATCCACGCTCCCTCGCGCGCGATCACGGCCTCCACGCGGCGCTCCCCGGTCTCGAGCACCGCGTGGTCCCCCTTCCGCGAGATGCGGGCCTCCACGGGGAGCCCGTTCCAGCGGAGCGCCACGGCGCGGCTCACGCGCGCCCCCAGGAGCCGAGGAGGCGCCACGGCGACCAGCGGTCGGCGTCGTCCCGCTCGCCGGGGCCCGCCGACCGCGGGGGCGCGGACAGCGCGATCGAGGCGGCGAGGACCGCCTCGTCGGGCGGCGCTTCGGGGCCGGGCCAGCGGCGCGACTCGATCGTGCGGGTGAAGGTCCGGCCCGTGCGGAACGCCTCGTCCTCGAGCAGATCGAGCAGGAACCCCTGGTTGGTCACGAGGCCGAGGAGGGCCGTGTGGCGCAGCGCCGCGATCAGGCGCGTCCGGGCCTCCTCGCGCGTCGCCCCGTGGGCGATCACCTTGGCGAGGAGCGAATCGTAGTGCGCATGAATCGTCTGCCCCTCGGCGATTCCGGCATCCACGCGGACCCCCGGCCCCGTGCCCCACGACAGGAGGAGAATCCTTCCGGTCTGCGGCACGAAGCCGTGGTAGGGATCCTCCGCGTTCAGCCGCGCCTCGATGGCGAATCCCTCCGGCCGGCCCGGATGCGGAAGCCCGCCGCCCGCGGCGATCTCGACCTGCGCGCGGACCAGGTCCAGCCCGAAGCGCATCTCGGTGACCGGATGCTCCACCTGGAGTCGCGTGTTCACCTCGAGGAAGTAGAACGCGCCGTCGGGACCGAGCAGGAACTCCACCGTGCCGGCGCCGGCGTACGCGGCGTCCTGGGCCAGGTGGACCGCGGCCTCCTCCATCGCGGCGCGCCGCTTCGCGTCCACCGCGGGAGAGGGGGATTCCTCGATCACCTTCTGGTAGCGGCGCTGGAGACTGCATTCGCGCTCGCCCAGCGCGATCGCGTCCTTGCCGTCGCCCAGGATCTGGATCTCGACGTGGCGCGCGGGCTCGACCAGCTTCTCCACGAAGAGCCGGTCGTCCCCGAACGCGGCCGCCGCCTCGCGCCGCGCGCTCTCGAACGCCGCGTCCAGGTCTCCGGCCGAATCCACGCGGCGCATGCCGCGCCCGCCGCCTCCGCCGGCCGCCTTGAGCAGCACCGGGTAGCCGATGCGGTCCGCTTCCGCGCGCGCGCCCGCCGCGTTCTCGATCCCCTCCACCCCGGGCACCACCGGCACGCCGCATCGCGCGGCGGAGCGGCGCGACGATACCTTGTCGCCGAGGCGCTCCATGCTCTCCGGGGAGGGCCCGATGAAGACGACGCCGGCGTCGCGGCAGGCGCGGGCGAACGGCGCGCTCTGCGAGAGAAATCCGTAGCCGGGGTGGATGGCGTCGGCGCCGGTCGAGCGCGCGGCCTCGAGGAGGGCTGTGGCGTTCAGATAGGAATCGGCCGGAGACGCCGGCCCGAGGCGCACCGACTCGTCCCCCGCCTCGGCGTGGGGCGCCGCGCGGTCGGCGTCGGAGTAGACCGTGACGGAGGGGATCTCCATCGCGCGGAGGGTGCGGCAGACGCGGAGCGCGATCTCGCCGCGGTTGGCGATCAGGACCTTACGGAACACGGCGCACCGGAGTTCGGAGCGGGTGCGCGGCCGCGCGGGAGGAGCGCGTCACTTCTTCCAGGCGGGACGGCGCTTCTCGAGGAAGGCCGAAAGCCCCTCCTGCCCCTCCGGCGAGGCGCGGAGCTCGGCGATCGCGCGCACCGAGTTCTCGATGGCGAGATCGCGCGAGAGCGCCGTGTTCTCGCGAATGAGCCGCTTGGCCTCGGCGACCGCGCGCGGTCCGTTTCCCGCGATCGCCAGAACCAGCCGCTCGACCGCGGCGTCGAGTCCGGCGGCCGGAGCGATCTCGTGCACCAGCCCCATCGCTCGCGCGGTCTCGGCCTTGAAGATCTCCCCCGTGAGGAACCACCGGCGCGCGGCGGCCACGCCGATCTTGGGGAGCACGAACGCGGAGATGACGGCCGGGGCGATGCCGAGCCGAACCTCGGTGAATCCGAAGTCGGCCGCGTCGGACGCCACCACGACGTCGCAGCAGGCGATGAGCCCCATGCCGCCCCCGAGGCAGGCGCCGTTCACGCGGGCGATCGTCGGGATCGGAAGCTCGTCCAAGGCGAGCATCATCTTGGCGAAGCGGAACGCGTCTTCTTCGTTCTCGTCGCGCGTATAGCGGATGCTCCGGCGCATCCAGTTCATGTCGGCGCCGGCGCAGAACGCGGTCCCCTCGCCGGTCAGCACCAGCAGGCGTGGCGCCGTGCCGCCGTCGCTCCGGAATTCCTCGCGTAGGACCCCGAGCGCGGCGGTGATCTCGCCGATCAGCCCCTCGTCGAACGCGTTCCGCACCTCGGGGCGCGTGAGCGTGAGGCGCGCGATCCCGGCCTCGACGTCCAGCCGAACCTTGGGCGAGTCGGGCGTGGCGCTCACGCTACATCCGGTAGACGGGGGCGAGCCCGCGGGTGACCGGCGCGTTCAAGGCCGCCGAGAGCGCCAGTCCCACCGCCGCGCGCGTCTCGGCCGGATCGATCACGCCGTCGTCCCAGAGCTGGGCGGTCGCGTAGTAGGGGCTCCCCTCGCGCTCGTACTTCTCGAGCACGGGGTCGGCGATGGCGGCCGCGTCGGCGTCGCTGAGCGTCTTCCCCTCGCGCGCCAGCTGGTCGCGCTTCACCTGGACCAGGACGGAGGCCGCCTGCTCCGCCCCCATCACCGAGATCCGCGAATTGGGCCACGTGAAGAGGAAGCGGGGCCGGTAGCCGCGGCCGCACATCGCGTAGTTGCCGGCGCCGTGCGAGGCGCCGATCAGCACCGTGATGCGCGGCACCTCGGCCGTCGCCACCGCCTGCACCATCTTGGCCCCGTCCTTGGCGATCCCGCCCG
Coding sequences within:
- a CDS encoding enoyl-CoA hydratase-related protein, whose product is MSATPDSPKVRLDVEAGIARLTLTRPEVRNAFDEGLIGEITAALGVLREEFRSDGGTAPRLLVLTGEGTAFCAGADMNWMRRSIRYTRDENEEDAFRFAKMMLALDELPIPTIARVNGACLGGGMGLIACCDVVVASDAADFGFTEVRLGIAPAVISAFVLPKIGVAAARRWFLTGEIFKAETARAMGLVHEIAPAAGLDAAVERLVLAIAGNGPRAVAEAKRLIRENTALSRDLAIENSVRAIAELRASPEGQEGLSAFLEKRRPAWKK
- a CDS encoding biotin carboxylase N-terminal domain-containing protein; this encodes MFRKVLIANRGEIALRVCRTLRAMEIPSVTVYSDADRAAPHAEAGDESVRLGPASPADSYLNATALLEAARSTGADAIHPGYGFLSQSAPFARACRDAGVVFIGPSPESMERLGDKVSSRRSAARCGVPVVPGVEGIENAAGARAEADRIGYPVLLKAAGGGGGRGMRRVDSAGDLDAAFESARREAAAAFGDDRLFVEKLVEPARHVEIQILGDGKDAIALGERECSLQRRYQKVIEESPSPAVDAKRRAAMEEAAVHLAQDAAYAGAGTVEFLLGPDGAFYFLEVNTRLQVEHPVTEMRFGLDLVRAQVEIAAGGGLPHPGRPEGFAIEARLNAEDPYHGFVPQTGRILLLSWGTGPGVRVDAGIAEGQTIHAHYDSLLAKVIAHGATREEARTRLIAALRHTALLGLVTNQGFLLDLLEDEAFRTGRTFTRTIESRRWPGPEAPPDEAVLAASIALSAPPRSAGPGERDDADRWSPWRLLGSWGRA
- a CDS encoding hydroxymethylglutaryl-CoA lyase; this encodes MNVRIVEVGPRDGLQNESRPIPTESKIAFIDALSEAGYDEIEATAFVAPDRVPQLQDAEAVLRGIRRREGILYAALVPNERGLDRALAAGVGKIAVFTAASETFNRKNINATIAESIERFRPVVLRAKEAKLPVRGYVSTAFWCPYEGRIEPKAVVPVVRQLLDLGVEEISIGDTIGKAVPAEVHALLDALLDTAPQDALAMHFHDTYGTAVANALAAYDRGITIFDASAGGVGGCPFAPGAAGNVATEDLLWALTRSGASVSLDPAKLSAASDVLASALGRPLRSRVREATRGSSPGR
- a CDS encoding biotin/lipoyl-containing protein codes for the protein MSRAVALRWNGLPVEARISRKGDHAVLETGERRVEAVIAREGAWIDLAIGGRTLRAATARDARGIWVALEGRLYRFETLHRHAGERVDADDSGEVLAPMTGRVAAVEARAGATVREGDLLLTIEAMKMEFKVSAPASGVVRDVACAPGDRVELGQLLARIAPAAPVAGGDREGP